A stretch of the Panicum virgatum strain AP13 chromosome 9N, P.virgatum_v5, whole genome shotgun sequence genome encodes the following:
- the LOC120689115 gene encoding putative proline-rich receptor-like protein kinase PERK6: protein MNELLDPQLENKVDRLELEHMCAAAAAAAVRHSAKRRPKMKQIVRALEGDALLDDLNEGVKKPGQSMMFSSSSEYDAGGGNYTSDISRFRKVAFESGEYSNEYSATSESEEAPAAPRRQQHH from the exons ATGAACGAGCTGCTGGACCCGCAGCTGGAGAACAAGGTCGACCGGCTGGAGCTCGAGCAcatgtgcgccgccgccgccgccgccgccgtccgccactCCGCCAAGCGGCGCCCCAAGATGAAACAG ATCGTTCGTGCCCTGGAGGGCGACGCGTTGCTGGACGACCTGAACGAGGGGGTGAAGAAGCCGGGGCAGAGCATGATGTTCAGCTCCAGCTCGGAgtacgacgccggcggcggcaactaCACCTCCGACATCAGCAGGTTCAGGAAGGTGGCCTTCGAGAGCGGCGAGTACAGCAACGAGTACAGCGCGACGAGCGAGTccgaggaggcgccggcggcgccccgtCGGCAGCAGCATCACTGA